A genomic window from Vitis riparia cultivar Riparia Gloire de Montpellier isolate 1030 chromosome 18, EGFV_Vit.rip_1.0, whole genome shotgun sequence includes:
- the LOC117907281 gene encoding uncharacterized protein LOC117907281 encodes MKRKSCSPCDSLVSLFDDDELEVSKILFEIPRIIFQSDNRNRLLVAWGVRKRRSAIDPDLYPPSVPSSSSPHLPSSCVGPTCDDDDPPAKVEPSSPATPLSFSPSESDGKSKRYKKSVSSKKKKEILLKMIEDLTHQKEFLKTVTHQKKETLGPELVAPLDLNLSIALNADTTQLKRAAAAQARKKRLQIYKVKKSKGCSGPSILSFG; translated from the exons atgaagagaaagagttgTAGTCCTTGCGACTCTCTCGTGAGCTTGTTTGACGATGATGAATTGGAGGTTTCTAAAATCCTGTTCGAAATTCCTCGGATAATCTTCCAATCTGACAATCGCAATCGTCTTTTAGTCGCTTGGGGCGTTAGGAAGAGAAGATCTGCCATTGATCCTGACTTATATCCGCCTTCTGTTCCTTCATCGTCGTCGCCTCATCTTCCCAGTTCTTGTGTGGGTCCGACTTGTGACGATGATGATCCTCCAGCGAAGGTTGAACCTTCCAGCCCTGCCACGCCTCTCTCCTTCTCCCCCAGCGAATCTGATGGCAAGTCTAAGCGCTATAAGAAGAGTGTTTCATCTAAAAAG AAGAAGGAAATTTTGTTGAAGATGATTGAGGATTTGACTCATCAGAAAGAGTTCCTAAAGACGGTGACTCATCAGAAGAAGGAGACTCTTGGACCGGAACTAGTTGCGCCGTTGGATCTCAACCTCAGTATTGCTCTGAACGCTGATACCACACAACTAAAGAGGGCTGCAGCTGCTCAGGCCAGGAAGAAGAGGCTTCAGATTTACAAAGTGAAGAAATCCAAAGGCTGTTCAGGTCCCTCTATCCTCTCTTTTGGATAG